One segment of Halococcus salifodinae DSM 8989 DNA contains the following:
- a CDS encoding MFS transporter has translation MNFPAVDRGSDRIQRSAIGVAAAASKFAPILMGTAMAVYIGRRGGSPLAVSLVLALYFFGLMTFAPVWGALADVTGRRRDVLLAVSALGAIAALPLVLVDGIWLPLTARTVYAAFAAGYLPVMLAVVSDRGGAQARGRSVGFFSSAQAVGFTFGQLFAGVLLGLLAAPELFGVVAAVSGLVLLAALVIEDPNPDRHRRVAPRELGGEVKRRLFPSAAGREHLYTNGLMWLYAATLLRNMTVLGTTSLLPVYIVGELGLSEFLMGALLAVNPAGQVATMYLVGEYADRLGRKPFITLGMAGSGAFAAAMASAAFVPSAIGRAVVVAVGMALLAGAFSGTRVGAVSFIGDVAPADRESELIGFRSTARGFGGMVGPALFGLASTVTSIELTYAVGSLLAFAAAVLTQFALVESFDAPDDPVGVEPESDAD, from the coding sequence GTGAACTTCCCCGCGGTAGACCGGGGCAGCGACCGCATCCAACGGTCGGCGATCGGCGTCGCCGCCGCCGCGAGCAAGTTCGCACCGATCCTGATGGGGACCGCGATGGCCGTTTACATCGGCCGCCGTGGCGGCTCCCCGCTCGCAGTGAGCCTCGTGCTCGCGTTGTACTTCTTCGGCCTGATGACGTTCGCGCCGGTCTGGGGCGCCCTCGCCGACGTGACCGGCCGTCGGCGGGACGTCCTGCTGGCCGTGTCGGCTCTGGGTGCGATCGCCGCCCTCCCGCTCGTTCTCGTCGACGGTATCTGGCTCCCGTTGACGGCCCGGACCGTCTACGCCGCCTTCGCGGCAGGGTACCTCCCCGTGATGCTCGCGGTCGTGAGCGACCGCGGGGGGGCGCAGGCGCGGGGCCGTTCGGTCGGCTTCTTCTCGAGCGCGCAGGCGGTCGGGTTCACGTTCGGACAGCTGTTCGCCGGCGTGTTGCTTGGCCTGCTCGCCGCGCCGGAACTGTTCGGCGTCGTCGCCGCGGTCTCGGGGCTCGTGCTGCTCGCAGCGCTCGTGATCGAGGACCCGAACCCCGACCGCCACCGGCGCGTCGCTCCCCGCGAACTCGGCGGCGAGGTGAAGCGGCGGCTGTTCCCCAGCGCGGCCGGCCGCGAACACCTCTACACGAACGGGCTCATGTGGCTCTACGCCGCCACCCTGCTCCGGAACATGACCGTGCTCGGGACGACGAGCCTCCTCCCAGTGTACATCGTCGGAGAGTTGGGACTCTCGGAGTTCCTGATGGGCGCGTTGCTCGCGGTGAACCCCGCCGGCCAGGTCGCGACGATGTACCTCGTGGGCGAGTACGCGGACCGGCTCGGGCGGAAGCCGTTCATCACGCTCGGGATGGCCGGCTCCGGGGCGTTCGCCGCCGCGATGGCCTCGGCGGCGTTCGTCCCCTCCGCGATCGGACGTGCCGTCGTCGTCGCCGTCGGCATGGCCCTGCTCGCGGGAGCCTTCTCGGGGACCCGGGTCGGCGCGGTGTCGTTCATCGGAGACGTCGCCCCCGCCGACCGCGAGTCCGAACTCATCGGCTTCCGTTCGACCGCGCGGGGGTTCGGCGGGATGGTCGGGCCGGCGCTGTTCGGCCTGGCGTCGACGGTCACCTCCATTGAACTGACCTACGCGGTCGGGAGTCTGCTGGCGTTCGCGGCCGCCGTTCTCACCCAGTTCGCGCTGGTCGAGAGTTTCGACGCGCCCGACGACCCCGTCGGCGTGGAGCCGGAGTCGGACGCCGACTGA
- a CDS encoding enolase C-terminal domain-like protein, producing MKVREMEVLPVAHREPPLRNSWGAHSEVAARTLVRLTTADGTVGVGETYGDERVISALERAVDLVEGANPHERRPLAHRLQDPMAYGAIEVALFDLLGKAVGEPVYNLLGGKMRDEVEFSGYLFFKGADSDPNGAAIAPQEVMSPESMVEEATEFVERYGFDVLKLKGGVLPPEAELRTLDLLAEEFGRETPLRIDPNGTWSVETAIDIANRLRDRDLHVQFLEDPVPTMNAHARLKRHVDYPVATNMYVTEFDEIAPAVEMGAVDVILSDHHYWGGFSGTRRLDTVARTFDLGVGMHSNSHLGVSMAAMAHVSAAMPTLRYAPDTHYPWMADDVIRDAPVEISDGTISLSDDPGLGVELDDDLVERARDRYEESDPLAYSSVESMAAEYADAMSESGRSGWLPNKPRW from the coding sequence ATGAAAGTCCGCGAGATGGAGGTACTCCCGGTCGCACACCGAGAGCCGCCGCTGCGCAACTCATGGGGCGCACACAGCGAGGTCGCCGCACGGACGCTCGTCCGACTCACTACCGCCGACGGCACCGTCGGTGTCGGCGAGACCTACGGCGACGAACGAGTGATATCGGCGCTGGAGCGCGCGGTCGATCTGGTCGAGGGGGCGAACCCCCACGAGCGCCGACCGCTCGCCCACCGCCTGCAGGACCCGATGGCGTACGGGGCCATCGAGGTGGCGCTGTTCGATCTCCTCGGCAAGGCCGTCGGCGAACCCGTCTACAACTTGCTCGGGGGGAAGATGCGCGACGAGGTGGAGTTCTCCGGGTACCTCTTCTTCAAGGGGGCCGACTCCGACCCAAACGGGGCGGCGATAGCTCCACAGGAGGTGATGAGCCCCGAGTCGATGGTCGAGGAGGCGACGGAGTTCGTCGAGCGATACGGGTTCGACGTGCTGAAGTTGAAAGGGGGCGTCCTGCCGCCCGAGGCGGAACTGCGGACGCTCGACCTTCTGGCGGAGGAGTTCGGCCGCGAGACACCCCTTCGCATCGACCCGAACGGGACGTGGAGCGTGGAGACCGCCATCGACATCGCGAACCGCCTACGGGACCGGGACCTCCACGTTCAGTTCCTCGAAGACCCCGTCCCGACGATGAACGCGCACGCCCGACTGAAGCGTCACGTGGACTACCCCGTGGCGACGAACATGTACGTCACCGAGTTCGACGAAATCGCCCCTGCGGTCGAGATGGGGGCTGTCGACGTCATCCTGAGCGACCACCACTACTGGGGCGGGTTCAGCGGCACTCGGCGCCTCGACACCGTCGCTCGGACGTTCGACCTCGGCGTCGGGATGCACTCGAACTCCCACCTCGGGGTGAGCATGGCCGCGATGGCACACGTCTCGGCGGCGATGCCGACGCTCCGGTACGCCCCCGACACCCACTACCCGTGGATGGCCGACGACGTGATCCGCGACGCGCCGGTCGAGATATCCGACGGGACGATCAGCCTCTCGGACGACCCCGGTCTCGGGGTCGAACTCGACGACGACCTGGTCGAACGGGCACGCGACCGCTACGAGGAGTCCGACCCGCTCGCGTACTCGTCGGTGGAGTCGATGGCGGCCGAGTACGCCGACGCGATGAGCGAATCGGGGCGGTCGGGCTGGCTGCCCAACAAGCCCCGGTGGTGA
- a CDS encoding dihydrodipicolinate synthase family protein translates to MEYESLKSDLRGVAFTNPTPFSEDGGDVLHDELADQVESLREAGARLVIPCGNTGEYYSLSNDERAAVVETTADVMGGEGSVVAGLGGSLPTARGLLSRYEDAGADAVMVMHPVHTYIHRDGLRRYYEELIDATHLGVILYKRGDELDDDLIADLAGEENVVAVKYAVNDVKAFSKAVATTEADVVWSNGIAERFAPAFAVEGAEGFTTGVGNFAPEPALALMDALRAEDYERAREIRERFRPYEDLREEPGAESHLSAANNVPAVKFGMELAGRYGGPVRPPLVDLSDEDEERAREYYDHLVSGEY, encoded by the coding sequence ATGGAGTACGAATCACTCAAGTCGGACTTACGCGGCGTCGCCTTCACCAACCCCACTCCGTTCTCCGAGGATGGCGGGGACGTCCTCCACGACGAACTCGCCGACCAGGTCGAGTCGCTGCGGGAGGCCGGCGCGCGACTGGTCATCCCCTGTGGCAACACGGGCGAGTACTACTCCCTCTCGAACGACGAGCGCGCCGCGGTGGTCGAGACGACCGCTGACGTGATGGGCGGGGAGGGGTCAGTCGTCGCCGGGCTCGGCGGGAGTCTCCCGACCGCCCGCGGCCTGCTCTCGCGCTACGAGGACGCCGGCGCGGACGCGGTGATGGTGATGCACCCCGTCCACACGTACATCCACCGCGACGGACTCCGGCGGTACTACGAGGAGCTGATCGACGCGACCCACCTCGGCGTGATCCTCTACAAGCGCGGGGACGAACTCGATGACGACCTCATCGCCGACCTCGCCGGCGAGGAGAACGTGGTCGCCGTGAAGTACGCAGTCAACGACGTGAAGGCGTTCTCCAAGGCCGTCGCCACGACCGAGGCCGACGTGGTCTGGTCGAACGGCATCGCCGAGCGCTTCGCCCCCGCCTTCGCCGTCGAGGGTGCCGAAGGGTTCACCACCGGCGTCGGGAACTTCGCCCCGGAACCCGCGCTCGCGCTGATGGACGCCCTGCGCGCGGAGGACTACGAGCGCGCCCGGGAGATTCGTGAACGCTTCCGGCCTTACGAGGACCTCCGCGAGGAGCCCGGCGCGGAGAGTCACCTCTCGGCCGCCAACAACGTCCCCGCGGTGAAGTTCGGGATGGAGCTCGCGGGCCGCTACGGCGGGCCGGTCCGCCCGCCGTTGGTCGACCTCTCCGACGAGGACGAGGAGCGCGCTCGCGAGTACTACGACCACTTGGTGAGCGGCGAGTACTGA